A stretch of DNA from Ochotona princeps isolate mOchPri1 chromosome 13, mOchPri1.hap1, whole genome shotgun sequence:
attgagggttagggaaaagtgggtgtgattattgtttccaaattttctatttctccttcctatttctgggggtggggaaataaggagagaagccatacccagcctcccatcaCTCCAGAGCCAGGATGGGGAATGAACACCTGGTGTCAACCCAGGATTCCAGTGTGGCACACATCCTGAGGGCTCTGCCAAGGAGTTTTTGAAAGTTATGAGATGTGTTTATATCACTGATCCAACAATGAGGGAactctttcaatgtccattgatttCAGAGTCTCCATTCTTTCAGATATTTGCTACCATcatttggctagggtagttgttcaatttgttctcctttttctgggatggtacagatgtcccctgcagggcCCAATGGGCTGCTGGACCAATGTCCACTACtccgtcttttccactgaggagaatCAGTTCAGTGGGCCAAGGGTGAAAGCCAGTCCACCCATATTCCACCAGACCCAAACCAATGGGGTTCACGGGCCCAGCACCCATGgcacaggtgggccaaggacctggaccaggttGCCTGGACCCTGATGGATGCCTCCCACCCCTCTGACAAAGGGCATTCTTAAAATTTAACATTCTCTTAATTGTTGCTACTATACCAAAATATAAGTACAATTGAATTTCATCTATAGATTTGTACTCTGCAACCTCGATCAGCTTGTTATCTCTGAAATACTGACTATAGAATCTCTATCATTTCCTATTTACCAATTTCTGAAAACTATTTTCACAACTTTAAGAAATGGTTTTTTGTTACATTGTTACACTAGCTAAGTATCCTGTTGGATAGGTTCATAAATGGTGTTGATGAAcatgtttgtcttgttttttgtCTCAGGGGGAAAATACTTAGTTAACAACAAGTTGATTCTATGGTCTCTATGgctattttcaaaatttaaggaaatcactttctgctttttcattttgtaagtttttacttttattttatgaatAATTGATTTGTTAtaaggagtgacagagatggtggaggagagaaagaaagatctgtctttcacctagtggttcagtcctcaaatgcctgcaacatctagGGGTAGAACAGGCAAACCCAGAAGCCACAGCTTCCATCTtgctttcccatatgggtggcaagggctcaagcactgggccatcctctgccttcctagGTATGAAAGAAAGGATctgaatggaagcagagcagccaggactcactcaCACTCAGATACGGAAAGTTGGAGTCACAAGTAGTGGCTTCAGTTGCAGAGCCACAATGCACCTTGCATTGTGCAGGGcccatttgcaatttttttcttactgaacACTCATAAATTATTCTCAATGCTTCTTCTATCCGTATGAAATGATTTTGGTGTCATTATTTGATGAATTACGTTGACTGAGTTGTATGTTAGCATCAGCTGCACCTGATTCTGATGTATTATCATCTTCACATATTGCTGGGTTAGACTGATCAATAGTTTGTCTTGCCTTCATGTCTACAAAGGTTATCAACCTATAATTTTCTTGTAATGCCCTCATCTGATTTTGATATCAAGATTGTTAtacttcaaaaaatgttttggaatttTAGTTGAAACATtgcttttgaaagtattttattaATACAAAGGGAATGATTTTATACATACCATGTGCAGAGCTTAAGAAAATAATCACACTTCCCGTTGCTTTTTCCCCAATACTTCTCATTCCCTCTCCTCTTTTCCATGGTATTTGcagacataatttttaaaggatttatttattttattaaaagtcagatatacagagaggaggagagacagagaggaagatctgccatccaatggttcactccccaagtggccgcaacagccagtgctatgccaacccaaagccaggaaccaggaacctcttccgggtctcccacgcgggtgcagggtcccaaagccttgggccgtcctctcctgctttcccaggtcacaagcagggagcttgatgggaagtggggctgccgggattagaaccggcgcctatatgggatcccgggttgttctaggcaaggactttagctgctaggccacgccgccgggccctgcagacataattttaatcaaCTTGATATTCGAAAGCTCAGtttgccactaatcataatattcaaccaGTAAAATCTAAGATAACCATAAAAGCACATTTTCAGTGGACTTTTACTAAACTTAAGAATGACGAtcctggatcagttcagctttagccattggagcctcttggggaatgaaacagcagatggaagatctttctgtttgtttttctgtctgtacatctgtcttttcaataaaaataaaaaaatttaaaaaacaacaatctTATCTGAATGTAACCAATTTTTTCCTACACATTTTTGTGTATTCTATTTTGGTTGCCACATCAAAGAAAATATATGACATATGTCTTTTTTGAGACAGGCGTATTTCATCAAACATAAATGGTTTGCATTCTTATGCATTTTATTGCAGAAGACAGGATTTCagtctttttatggctgagtagtattccagagTATAATTATACCACCATTTCTTTGTCCAttcatccactgatggacatCTTGGTTCGTTCTAGATTTTCCTGTTGTAAATTGAGCTGCTGGAAACATGAAGATTAACTCACAGGCTGATTTGGTTTGGGTGACTTCAGAGGCATTACAATAGTGATCTATTCTTGTTGAATCCTTCCAGTAATCATTATATAGTAACCTTCTTCATCTCCTCTAACAGTTATTGTGTGGAGTTTATTTTGTATGATAGTAGACAGTTACTCTTCaagtttttcctttctgttggcaTGGAATAACTTTTTGCATCCTTTCAatctctgtgtatctttgtgtttctctgtgtttcttctaggcagcagatagatggattttgttttttaatccattcagccaGTCTGTATCTTTTGGTTGgagagtttaggccatttgtgctTAGGGTTGTCACTGCAAGGTAACAACAAGTTGTAAGATTTTATGCaaggtaggggtggggagaatccaagtacctatgaaactgtgtcacataatacaatgtaattaatgaattaaaaataataaataaataaaaaaagaaaacaaaaaaaagattttatgcaAGGTTTCATTTCATACGTCTGTATTTGAAGTTCCAATTCTTGCAGACCAATTTGTGAAGCAAGTATTCTATCTCTCTGgattaattttatttctcttgtcaaagatcagTTTTCTTTACATGTGTGGGTTAATTTCTGGGAGTTAGATCCTTTCCCATTTATGTACAAGTCTATTTTTGTGCTaatatcatgctttttttttaaagatttattttatttttattacaaagtcagatatactgagaggaggagagacagagaggaagtagagctgccaggattagaaccagcggccacatgggatcaaggcgaggaccttagccactaggccacgctgccaagcccaatatCATGCTTTTTTGATTACAAATGCCCTGTAGCATGTTTTGAAGTCTGGTGTTAAgatgcttccagctttgtttttgttacgATTGCTTTAGctaaaatagtaaaatgaaaatagacacgagacagctgaatagtaccctatagccattttaaggtgtatagagccggttgtatataaactaaaatcgaaatgtcaatgaagtaatcacaggatgtggttaagaacttgcattttttttaacatattggatatgcaatgccatgtcaattaattccgtaatgttgtaaattattgttgatgttatgttgaggttattaattgatcaggatgatattctgccagctctaacttcagaccagagatggtctccccaagaaactgttgaatgtatctggacaataagatactggactctttgcttggtatttgtttgcaaagaaagaatcttgactgaatttgtacTGTAATACTGTAGCAAGGTGGAAGACTTCACCATGGGgtgagggcacggggaggggcaACCACTAAACCGTTCAACAATTGCACTTTTCAGCAtgaatttcagataaatcaaATCTTAACTTCATTCTAACATATATAGATAAAATTAGAGAAGTTTTATTTCTAACAACTAAAATGTGGAAACAGTCCAGGTGTCATAATGATAGATAATAGATGATCAATATAATATGTAAATTAATGATATGTATTGATGGTTAATATGTGACACTTATACATGACAGAGCAGTATGAAGACAGATAAAGATGATAGACCaatattctaaataaaaatttattataaagGGAGAGTAAATTATTAGTTGTCACAGGTGGGAAATCTGTGTGATTCTAACAAAGTGATAGGAGGAATTTTGTGGTGCCAGCAATATTTTCATCTTATGATTtacccatttttatttgaatggcaggtttacaaagaaggagggacagaaaaatcttccatttgctggttcattcgctACATGGCTGTAATAGCAGGAAATCAGCCggtccaaaaccaagaaccaggaactgcaTAGTTTCCTACATGGGAACAGGAGCCGGGGCTATAGGAagggagttgcatcagaagtggagcagccaggaattgaatcagCACCTATATTGGGACgccagtacttgcaggtggaggattagcctgttgagccaccatactGGCCCCAGAATGGTTGAATCTTGACCTTATAGTGTTAATATCCTAGCTATGATACCGTGTTATGTTTTGCATGATGAAACTAGGCAAAAAAAACCCATgacatttctttcatttcctaaAAATCCATGTGTGTTTATAGTTACCCCAAGATTAAgagtttttgattgtttgttttttgttttgtccaGGATAAATTAAGGGGAGTCTACCCTCTCAGAGCCAAGCTGCTTTCACTGAGATGCTGACTGGGGGACACTGGGGACACTGGGGGACAAGTGGGAGACATTCAGCCTTATCCAGCCTCCCATGCAAGAGTTGCATTTCCATTGCAATTGCACACAGCCACCCGGTTCCTAGGCAGGATGGATGTTAGTCGAATGGCGGCTCTTCCCCTCTTGAGGCAGGACTGTAGTGTACTGGAATGCAGTTTACAGCAGTGACATTAGAGATGAAGATGTACCTTGATCAGCAGCCTTGGGACTTCCCGATGTGTAAATATGTTTAGCAGTTCTCTACGTAACTTCTTGTTTGGAATACAATGAGACACAGACAAACTGCTTTTTCACAGACCACAACCCAGCCACAACTCATAATCAGGCCACCTAAACCTCCAAATCTTCGAAAGCCCAAAAATTCTTCCCAATCAGATTATacttaaatatataaatcaaccaggaaaggaaaacaaattcttGAAGAAGACACacccaaaataaaatacaagtatCAGAGGGAACAAAACCTACTTCCTTCCATTGCCATTGCGTGTAAGCCACTTCATGAGCCTGAAAACGCAATAACTGACTCAACTTTAATCCACATGTTGATATCAATATGTGCATTTTCCTGTTAAACATTCCTAATTATAACATCTGTAACTTTGGCTGCGTATAATCTCAACCAGGAAGCTTAGCTCTGAAGTCACTCACTGATTCTACATCTTGCTTATGCAAGAATATCTCTTACACAGTTGGAGAGCATTAGGATTGAAACCACCTAACTTTCAGCAACCTATTGGGTTTAGAGTTTAGCCACAACAATTACAGATAACAATGcgcagatttcatttttatagttcAAAAATTATTAAAGACAATTTCATTAAATAATGTTTGATAAGAGctgtaaaataataaatggatCATTCTGACCACCTATAGTTATGCAAGGTCTTTTGTGGCTTTAAAACTAACAACGAAAGAACTTTGCAAGTTTGCACCAGACGCATTCACACTAGGGAAGCAATGAATGAATTAGCATTAAATTTCGCAGAGctgttacattattttattttttttccagcttgGTAAACAGCAGCTATCTTTACATGAAACAAAGTTGTTTTTTATAATCAAATAATACTTAAGTGAATAAAGTGGTAAAACACGTTCCATGTAGCTTTTCTTAAGCATCAGAACATCCAAGCATGAAATTCTGTCATAGACAGCAACTATTAATTGTGGCAACAATTAATCCTTTGCTCAAAGACTTTATCTCATGTGATTGGTGCACATTAACTTCTCCATCGTATTATTTATTTTGGACAATAAAGGAAAAATGGGTAGAAAatcacaaaagattttttttttttcaccacacACTGGAGGAGTACTATGGGGTTTCAAATCGTCAAAACATTGAACTACAAGACAAGGTAGTATCCATCTAGTTGACAGCAGCATGAGCTAAACTTCCATTTTAAGAGATTCTGTAGAGGAAATTTTCACTATGATACGAAGTTGCACTGTAAAAAATAAACCCATGCTTTCTGCAAAGACACAGGGTCCTATTTCTGTAGTCTGACCTTATGCAGAGCATCCCTCAGAGCCTGGTGCACCTGCTTGTTGCGCAGGGTGTAGATGACAGGGTTCAGCACAGGGGTCACCACTGTGTTCACCAGAGCAGCCTGTCTGTTGAAGTCCACCCTGCTCGTCTGCTTTGGCTTCACATATATAAAAAGACAGCTGCCATACATGAGAGAGAGGACAATGAGGTGAGATGAGCAGGTGGAGAAAGCTTTCTTTCGCTCCTTGGCTGATGGCAGCCTCACTATTGTGATTACAATGTTGCTGTATGCAATGATGGTCACAGTGAGAGACAAAATAATGacaaatacagaaaggaagaaggcaTATGCCTCTATAGATTTAGTGTCAGAGCAGGAGAGGTGTATTAAGGCACCGAAATCACAGAAGAAGTGTGGGATGACATTGGGGCCACAGAAGGACAACTGGGAAAGCCTCAGTATCAGAGCGGAGATGAAGATAAAGGACAAAGCACAGCAGAAGAACATCAGGAGGAAGCAAACCCGCACGTTCATGATGACCGGGTAGTGCAGAGGCTTGCAAATGGCCAGGTATCGATCCAAGGACATCACAGCCATGAGTAAGGCAATTGTTGACCCAATAAATAAGATAGAAAAGGCTTGTGTGAGACAAGCAGCAAAGCGAATCTTCTGTTGTCCCAACAGAAAGATGGAAAGCAGTTCAGGAATCACTGTGGTGATGAAGCAGCATTCACAGAAGGAGAAACTGCTGAGAAAAACATACATGGGTGTCTGGAGGCGATGGTCCGTCcaggtgatggtgatgatgagcGTGTTCCCTGTGAGGGAGACCaggtatgccagcaggtgcagcaggaagAGGACCTTCCCGAGGTGCTGGAGCGCAGGGAACCCCTGCAGGATGAACTCTTGGACAGCTGTCTCATTCCTCATCTCCTTCATTATCTCCATGCCTCTGTGATCTGTTAGGCTGGAAATACTTGATGATAATTTATGTCAGAACCGCTAATTTAAAAACACAGCTATTTGCAGTTACTCTTCTGAATGCAGaattgtcttctgtttttttaaaaactgcatttatTAAAAGAAACTTGGATTTAGCCTGTCAGGATACCCGCATTTTATATCAAACCTGCCAGCTCCAACTCTTGCCTCCAGCTTCCCCCTAACACCCATCCTTGGAGGCAGAGgaacctgccactcacatgaggtTTTCTGTGCGTTTGTGTGGTGAGCCAGAGGGTGGtactgtgtgtctgtctctcaaatcagcaatcattaagaaaaaaaggtCATTTTGAAGTTTTCCCATTGTtaagttttttaaataaaggtttaCTTTTGGGATTCATTTCTGagaataacttctttttttttaaatgtgcaacCTAACTTCTATGAAAAGAAACATCCTCTTTGAATAGTAGTCCATAAGGGAAATAATGCTAAACACAGGTTGTGAGTTTTAACAGACAAAATACCTAACAGATAGCAACCAAAGCTCTCAAACCAAAACAGATACCTTGTAAGGGCACAGAGTGGAAGTTGCTACATTTCACCGCACATGGTTAAGACAACAGGTTCGTATATATCAAAGAATCAAAGAGATTTAATTTACTTCTGGTGTCTTATTCCCTAGAACCCCTCTTTCCAATTGTTGCCCTGGCACCTGGGCCATGTCCTCCCTCACACTGGCTTCAGTCCGCTGGTACTGAAAAGTATGAACATCAAGCGCTTAGTATCATGATAAGTGCAGTTGCTTTCTCGGGGTCCATTACTCCTAACTTCTTTACCCAAAACGAGATGATAAAGCAGCAAAGCGGTATCTTCCCAGCGTTCATTCCACGGACTTACAGGAGGCCAAGTCAAAGAGGTGTGGAACAGTGATTACATGGACTTCAGTGATCAAACTCAACGAACAGCTGGGGTTCTATCATTGGACAGCTTAGAGGAGTCagtgttttctttgctgtttgtCATAAGTTATCCTTCAACACTCCCTATCCTGGCCTTTGAATGTATCAGAAGCTTCTGTGGTGGTAGAATCACACTTGGATCCTCTAGTAAGCATGAGAAGAACATTAACTGTCTATAAATCCAAGACCTGGTTGGAAAGAGGTGTGGATACCATTTGGAAAGCACGGGTGTAGTGCGTAATCCACAATAGGCAAACCCTACTTGATTTGAATCTTTGATGTGACTCGATCTGTTACTTTGAAATATGCCTGATTCACGACACTAAAGTAAATTGAgcaaaaccaataaataaattaaaaaagatatTGGAGCCATTAGTACTCTTGGCACCAAGTACTCACCAATAAGCAGGTCATAGGAAATAGCCTTGCTTTGATTATGTGCGTCTTTTTCCTTCCAACAAGCTTGGGACCTCTTCCAGACtaatgcgggggtggggggtgggggaagaacaTATTTAGTTCAAATGTTCCTATCTTTAACATATAAAATCTAATCAGTACCTTATATCTTAACTCAGTAGAAAATTATTGTGAAGGCTGATTATTGTCAAGGACTACAGAGATTTCCAAACCCTGGGTTACTAGCTATAGTTTTCCCACTGGCAATATGGCTGATACTTCCCAGTTCATTAAGACAATGCTGTGTGCCCCGAGCATGTCCCTACCAGTTCTCTGCTACGAGACGACAGAGGTCATCCTGAAAACCTAACATGATTGGCAGTGCGTCCATCCTGAAGGAGACTCAGGAAAAGACACCGCCAAGGCCTCATTCTCTTGCCCAGAGTCTACTTGCCCCGTCCTATTAACTGGCTGGAGCTACTGTTCTGAGCTAGCAAGTGTGTCACACCCACAAATGCAAGCACATTTAAATGCCCTTGTGATGTATTCACCATCGAGAAGgacacagagtcccaaagcacaAGCCCTTGGACCTGCAGGCTTCATTAGAAGAGTGCAAAATGAGGCAGGAGCTAAAATCACAACTGATTCCCGGGTGTATTAAAATGTTGATTGCTGGAAATGTGAAAGTTCCGTAGAAATGAACTGCAGAAATGATGTCTCTGCCATCAATCTTGGTAAACCATGTGGTCCTCTGACAAGGCCTTCAGAGGTGGATTTGGCAAGATTTCCCCAAGATGATAAAATgtgtaaaatatgaaatatgagcCTTTTTTTAAGCTTCAGAAAgtcagcaacagcaaaacaaataaccctgtcaagaaatgggcaaaggaaatgagcagggttttttttttcatttttaagttattattattttctgttataCAGTTCTGTAGATACAGGGAGTGCCCCATATGCCTTCTTTATCCCCTCCACATTCTTTCCCCCATCATTTCTCCCTTATTATTACAATATATATTCCTTCAGCTGCAGTCATAgtcccaacattctgctatttaagtatatcatggcaaTGTAGGTATAGGTAATGGAAAGACATCTTGTGTCaaattgtcaaagtatatttaactgaTTTATTGCAAGTCCTCTTTTTATCCAAGGGTAAagatatcttcacttctcagtatgttaGTCTACATGATACAGTTTGTCTACGAGATGCATACATTTGTTTGCTTatatatctgttttgtattttaaaagatttatttatattttattttttacattttattattattatcattttatgatacagttccataggctcctggtatttcccttatcccagtaCCAATTACCAccccctcacctagttcctctatatcattactaaaatatagttcttcatacacagtcatatgtccatcattgcgggcatggacaatggcagagagtccagaatcctattgtcaagatatagtaaacagtttcattgtaagtccatctttgtctggaaacagaaatgcgtacagtattgtatcttcacatctggatgttagtttccatttcacagctactgtacaacccctcaaatgaaaagtcatgatacaaaatcaacagtagaaagaaaaatagaaatttacaatgccatgaagcaaaatgacatgttactagatatgacagtctccattacacagctactatacatccccttaaatgaaaagccacaaaacaaaatcaacatgaggaagaaaaaagaaattaacaacactaagaagttagataacatgctactaaatgactaacgtgtagctgaagaaatgaaaatcaagaaccttcttgcagaaaatgatgctactgtatgatctatgagtcattgaatgattaaatcagaagaaagtgtttcgaagagatgaaattaacagaaaacatcaaatcccatgcgatatggtttccgctgatttttgttggtgaagtgtgtctcttctagacaacaagtaggagggttttgttttttaatccagtctactactctatgatgtttgatttagcttaagccatttacattcagagtttaatatacatgggtgttacgttggtcctgtcattttaggaatgggttgttcattggtttagtcttctgttgtctttttactgggatgttcttcccctttgcctttggttttggtaggtgctattcctcttctctgtcaagaaaacatctttaagtattatttgtagggcaggtttggaagaggcaaattcttttaactttt
This window harbors:
- the LOC101534919 gene encoding olfactory receptor 6C75-like is translated as MEIMKEMRNETAVQEFILQGFPALQHLGKVLFLLHLLAYLVSLTGNTLIITITWTDHRLQTPMYVFLSSFSFCECCFITTVIPELLSIFLLGQQKIRFAACLTQAFSILFIGSTIALLMAVMSLDRYLAICKPLHYPVIMNVRVCFLLMFFCCALSFIFISALILRLSQLSFCGPNVIPHFFCDFGALIHLSCSDTKSIEAYAFFLSVFVIILSLTVTIIAYSNIVITIVRLPSAKERKKAFSTCSSHLIVLSLMYGSCLFIYVKPKQTSRVDFNRQAALVNTVVTPVLNPVIYTLRNKQVHQALRDALHKVRLQK